GCACGTATCCAAGACCCTCAGATGACAGGTTACGTTTCGACTCGATACTACCGAGCGCCAGAAATCATGTTGACATGGCAAAAATACGATGTTGCCGGTAAGTCGCGCTACTATTTTTGGCATTGAGGTTTCGGTCAGCTCACGATAACGCTATACTTAGTCGATATCTGGAGTACGGGTTGTATCTTCGCTGAGATGTTAGAAGGAAAGCCTCTGTTCCCAGGAAAAGATCGTAAGTCCATCGGCTGTCAGCTGAAATATCACCTTTGTCTGCGTAGGCTGATCAAGCGGTTATACCAGATGTCAACCAGTTCTCCATCATCACAGAGTTACTCGGTACTCCTCCCGATGATGTCATCCAAACCATCGCTTCTGAGAACGTGAGTCACTTCACGAATCCCGCACGAAAAGCCGCTGATTGTATCCTTATCAGACCCTTCGATTTGTGCAATCGTTACCAAAGAGAGAGAAAGTACCTTTCGCTACTAAATTCCCCAACGCAGACCCACTCTGTGAGTAATGACCAATCGGGCCCTTCCGGCCATTCAAGTTTTAGACAGCTGCTGATGCTTTTTCCTATCTTTTAGCCCTTGACTTGCTAGAGAAGATGCTGGTCTTCGATCCAAGAACACGTATCTCCGCCGCCGAAGGTTTAGCACACGAATACCTCGCACCTTATCACGATCCCACCGATGAGCCTAGCGCTGCTGAAGTATTCGATTGGTCCTTCAATGATGCTGACTTACCGGTGGATACATGGAAAGTTATGATGTATTCTGAGATTCTAGGTGAATTAATTCCATCCGTATTAGGTATTGAGATCTAGCAACTGACTACCTTTATTCATCGCAGATTTCCACAACCTCGGTGACATTTCGCAGAACGAAGCTGAAGGACCTGTCGTTGGTGAAGTCCCACCTGCACCTGCATCATAAGCGCGTTTTCATACAGTCCATCCgtttcaaaatcattagaaggtcatatatcatataaGAAGTTTTCTGTTGTGGATAATAAGGTCAACGCAGGGTCAGAGCAAAAGTCAAAAAAGcatcaatcaatattcCTTACAATTAGAAGTTTTAATGTTTAAACATGTTTTATTTTTcgtttttttctttctttattgattttgggtATCACATAAccatgatcatcatcatcaacaaatcaacatGTAGTCTTTTTCTCGCCTTTCTTTTTCCGTCTTCTTCCTCCCCTCAGTACATACAATTTCTCCGGTTTTGCGTCATCATTTGATACATGTTTGAcctttgatatttgatcatttatacaaaaagaaagaatgcAATATGGATTAAACACGTTCTGTACACATGAGGGCGATATCATTACATTGAGCGTTAATCTAGgcatttgaaagatgaatatgaagCGAATACGCTTAAGTATAGCTATTTGATCGTTCAGGTACACTAGCTGATGTGCAATTATAGGATGCATACAAAGTtatgaattga
The sequence above is a segment of the Kwoniella pini CBS 10737 chromosome 3, complete sequence genome. Coding sequences within it:
- a CDS encoding mitogen-activated protein kinase HOG1, translating into MADFVKLSIFGTVFEVTTRYVDLQPVGMGAFGLVCSAKDQLSGTSVAIKKIMKPFSTPVLSKRTYRELKLLKHLRHENIISLSDIFISPLEDIYFVTELLGTDLHRLLTSRPLEKQFIQYFLYQILRGLKYVHSAGVVHRDLKPSNILVNENCDLKICDFGLARIQDPQMTGYVSTRYYRAPEIMLTWQKYDVAVDIWSTGCIFAEMLEGKPLFPGKDHVNQFSIITELLGTPPDDVIQTIASENTLRFVQSLPKREKVPFATKFPNADPLSLDLLEKMLVFDPRTRISAAEGLAHEYLAPYHDPTDEPSAAEVFDWSFNDADLPVDTWKVMMYSEILDFHNLGDISQNEAEGPVVGEVPPAPAS